A stretch of the Chloroflexota bacterium genome encodes the following:
- a CDS encoding DsrE/DsrF/DrsH-like family protein, which translates to MSKSDPNAPRRLALIASRGTLDYAYPPFILATAAGAMGWEVGVFFTFYGLPLLLKDIGAAVSPLGNPAMPMKMPFGPEGFQNISWPIPTAMMSVPGFNALATTLMKQTFKNKGVASIPELRAMAIELDVKLIACQMTMDVFGFKKEDFVPESSIGGAATFLEYAADADVQLFV; encoded by the coding sequence ATGTCCAAGTCTGATCCAAACGCACCGCGCCGCTTGGCGCTGATTGCGAGCCGCGGAACGCTCGATTATGCGTACCCACCTTTTATTCTCGCCACGGCTGCCGGCGCGATGGGCTGGGAGGTCGGCGTCTTTTTCACGTTCTATGGCTTGCCGCTCCTCTTGAAAGACATTGGCGCGGCGGTGTCTCCGTTGGGCAACCCAGCCATGCCGATGAAAATGCCGTTCGGTCCGGAAGGATTTCAAAATATCAGTTGGCCCATTCCAACCGCAATGATGTCCGTCCCTGGTTTCAATGCGCTCGCTACGACCCTGATGAAACAAACCTTCAAGAACAAGGGCGTTGCCTCCATTCCCGAACTGCGCGCGATGGCGATTGAGTTGGATGTGAAATTGATCGCTTGCCAGATGACCATGGATGTTTTCGGTTTCAAAAAGGAAGACTTTGTTCCGGAATCGAGCATCGGCGGCGCGGCGACGTTTCTCGAATACGCGGCAGACGCGGATGTGCAACTCTTTGTATGA
- a CDS encoding DsrE/DsrF/DrsH-like family protein, which yields MSDDTKKILYVQTHGCDDPARAATPFYLASTAAAMDIEVGIYFTMKGPTLLKKGVPETLQIPRAAGGGARLRHFIDQAVDLGVKLYVCQPSLDLHGYVVEDLIEGVQMIGGAAFNDMALEADAVIAF from the coding sequence ATGAGCGACGACACAAAAAAAATTCTCTACGTTCAGACACACGGATGCGATGACCCCGCACGCGCCGCGACGCCGTTCTATCTCGCGTCCACCGCCGCCGCGATGGACATCGAAGTGGGCATTTACTTTACGATGAAAGGTCCCACGCTCTTGAAAAAAGGCGTGCCGGAAACCTTGCAGATTCCGCGCGCGGCGGGCGGCGGCGCGCGTTTGCGCCATTTCATTGACCAAGCCGTTGACCTCGGCGTGAAACTCTACGTCTGTCAACCCAGTCTCGATCTGCACGGGTACGTCGTCGAAGACCTGATCGAAGGTGTGCAAATGATCGGCGGCGCGGCGTTCAACGATATGGCGCTCGAAGCGGACGCGGTGATCGCGTTCTGA
- a CDS encoding 4Fe-4S dicluster domain-containing protein, with the protein MAYRDNSKYADVPQETKQQLFDQVKADERYNDYLYGCYECGICVSACPSARFYDYSPRVIAQTMAREDIDRFYEILADDIWNCAQCFSCVRCPRQNNPGGLVTLIREVAVRNGLKETREVLQGYSRVIYKVMLKGNQVSPDMLRPDFFPDWGPWVKQFSDNMREWRLAIPTETMRGVTDAAWKTDAKTLRELYYIWYSTGNLDLIKEVDPGLHDLIAEVVEEELAETEWME; encoded by the coding sequence GTGGCTTATCGCGATAATTCCAAATACGCCGACGTTCCGCAAGAAACGAAACAACAACTTTTCGATCAAGTGAAAGCGGACGAGCGCTATAACGATTATCTCTACGGATGCTACGAATGCGGCATCTGTGTTTCCGCGTGTCCGAGCGCGCGCTTTTACGATTACAGCCCGCGCGTCATCGCGCAAACAATGGCGCGCGAAGACATTGATCGCTTTTACGAAATCCTCGCGGACGACATTTGGAATTGCGCGCAATGTTTTTCATGCGTCCGTTGCCCGCGCCAAAATAATCCGGGTGGTCTCGTCACGCTCATCCGCGAAGTCGCCGTCCGCAACGGTTTGAAAGAAACGCGCGAAGTGTTGCAGGGTTATAGCCGCGTCATTTACAAGGTGATGCTCAAAGGCAACCAGGTCTCGCCCGATATGTTGCGCCCAGACTTTTTTCCGGATTGGGGACCCTGGGTCAAACAGTTCAGCGACAATATGCGCGAGTGGCGTCTGGCGATTCCAACGGAAACGATGCGCGGCGTGACCGACGCGGCGTGGAAGACGGATGCCAAGACCTTGCGCGAACTCTATTACATCTGGTATTCGACCGGCAATCTCGATCTTATCAAAGAAGTTGACCCTGGCTTGCACGACCTCATCGCCGAAGTCGTCGAAGAAGAATTGGCGGAGACCGAGTGGATGGAGTAA
- a CDS encoding heterodisulfide reductase subunit B yields MKTATVDLDQIKARKAQIFPRDPNDAPTHDMREELFELEHKGEIIVQRVPEPYVEVLTKFGRTKKIPIQKTWHHKSCGQCGHIPGYSTSIFWLHRQLGLDFIDPTDQTSCTGWNYYASATSNAVAQAAVMMRNFAAAYETGYFPTIHCGTSFGHYKEAREQLVKHQDLRDGVRRVLDKIGKPLVIPEEIVHYSEWMHALRNEFAKRQVFDLSNITACVHPACHYHKIVPEDAIYDWEIFGGQRTATVTGLIQALGATPADYSTWFDCCGFGFRHVLVQRDFTRSFAVQRKIEVMIMEANPDVVITHDTGCVTTLDKSQFSGKAHNFKVGVPVLSDAQLAALAMGAHPFRVLQLHWHSADWRPLLDKIGLDWKPYWQEFEDDLAKIRRGEKEGVTWADSDTPIRQRENVPTTV; encoded by the coding sequence ATGAAAACCGCAACCGTAGACCTGGATCAAATCAAGGCGCGCAAAGCGCAAATCTTTCCACGCGATCCCAATGATGCCCCGACTCACGACATGCGCGAGGAATTGTTCGAACTCGAGCACAAGGGTGAGATCATCGTCCAGCGCGTGCCCGAACCCTACGTCGAGGTGCTGACCAAGTTCGGGCGCACGAAAAAAATTCCGATTCAGAAAACCTGGCATCACAAATCGTGCGGACAATGCGGTCACATCCCCGGTTATTCGACCTCGATCTTTTGGCTGCATCGTCAACTCGGATTAGATTTCATTGACCCTACCGATCAAACCTCCTGCACGGGTTGGAACTATTACGCGTCCGCCACTTCGAACGCGGTCGCGCAAGCCGCGGTGATGATGCGCAACTTTGCCGCCGCGTACGAAACCGGTTATTTTCCCACGATTCATTGCGGCACGTCGTTCGGTCATTACAAGGAAGCGCGCGAGCAACTCGTCAAGCATCAGGATTTGCGCGACGGTGTGCGCCGCGTCCTCGACAAAATCGGCAAGCCGCTCGTCATCCCCGAAGAAATCGTCCACTATAGCGAGTGGATGCACGCATTGCGAAACGAATTTGCAAAACGCCAGGTCTTTGATCTAAGCAACATAACCGCGTGTGTGCATCCGGCGTGCCACTATCACAAAATCGTTCCCGAAGACGCGATTTATGATTGGGAAATTTTCGGTGGACAGCGTACCGCGACCGTGACCGGACTCATCCAGGCGCTCGGCGCGACGCCAGCGGATTACTCGACCTGGTTCGATTGTTGCGGGTTCGGTTTTCGCCACGTCCTGGTGCAGCGCGATTTTACCCGCTCGTTCGCGGTTCAGCGTAAGATCGAAGTGATGATCATGGAGGCGAATCCGGATGTCGTCATTACGCACGACACCGGTTGCGTGACGACGCTCGACAAGAGTCAGTTTTCCGGCAAGGCGCACAATTTCAAAGTCGGCGTACCGGTCTTGTCCGACGCGCAACTCGCCGCGCTCGCGATGGGCGCGCATCCGTTTCGCGTTCTGCAACTGCATTGGCACTCGGCGGATTGGCGTCCCTTGCTCGACAAGATTGGTTTGGATTGGAAACCGTACTGGCAAGAGTTCGAAGACGACCTCGCGAAAATTCGGCGCGGCGAAAAAGAAGGCGTGACCTGGGCAGATTCCGATACGCCGATTCGTCAACGCGAAAATGTACCGACGACAGTGTGA
- a CDS encoding CoB--CoM heterodisulfide reductase iron-sulfur subunit A family protein, with amino-acid sequence MANNRVLIIGGGPAGLEAAHNVADLGLTAVLVEKRERLGGTPISAQYAALTHGFRDAEEAFDEMIARITQHTHVEMHLNSRVVGVEGKAGDFRVRVENHHGAHTMDVGAIIVATGFDHFDPARETQIYNYYEYPDVITIADLEPMLKAKQVVRRSNGALPERVCFIQCVGSRDRQIGNEYCSKVCCGIASKQAIEIKQLVPSCKVFIFYIDMRMYGYWENEIYWPAQEKYKVNYIKGIVTEVIQKGDKLLVRGEDTTMGRPMEVTMDLVVLSVGMEPSKGTKEVAQVLGLKQNKFGFIDVPHESLDPTATSIPGIFVAGAAAGPKDLDDTISMAGLASLRAITAARKSHSN; translated from the coding sequence ATGGCAAACAATCGCGTGTTGATTATCGGCGGCGGACCGGCGGGGCTGGAAGCCGCGCACAATGTAGCCGACCTGGGATTGACGGCGGTGCTCGTCGAGAAACGCGAGCGTCTCGGCGGCACGCCGATTAGCGCGCAGTACGCCGCGCTCACGCACGGTTTTCGCGATGCGGAAGAAGCGTTCGACGAGATGATCGCGCGCATCACTCAGCACACCCATGTTGAAATGCATTTGAATTCACGCGTGGTCGGCGTGGAAGGCAAAGCCGGCGATTTTCGCGTCAGGGTCGAGAACCATCATGGCGCGCACACGATGGATGTCGGCGCGATCATCGTCGCGACCGGGTTCGATCATTTCGATCCGGCGCGCGAGACGCAAATTTACAATTACTATGAGTACCCCGATGTAATCACCATCGCCGATCTCGAACCGATGCTGAAAGCCAAACAGGTCGTGCGCCGTTCGAACGGCGCGTTGCCGGAACGCGTCTGCTTTATTCAATGCGTCGGCTCGCGCGACCGGCAGATCGGCAACGAGTACTGCTCCAAAGTGTGTTGCGGCATCGCGTCCAAACAGGCGATTGAGATCAAGCAACTCGTTCCATCGTGCAAGGTGTTTATCTTTTACATTGACATGCGGATGTACGGTTATTGGGAAAACGAAATCTATTGGCCCGCACAGGAAAAATACAAAGTGAATTACATCAAAGGCATCGTCACCGAAGTGATTCAAAAGGGCGACAAACTTTTGGTGCGCGGTGAAGACACGACGATGGGTCGTCCGATGGAAGTGACGATGGATTTGGTTGTCCTCTCCGTTGGCATGGAACCGAGCAAGGGCACAAAGGAAGTCGCCCAAGTCCTGGGTTTGAAGCAGAACAAGTTCGGGTTTATTGATGTGCCGCACGAGTCGCTCGATCCGACCGCGACTTCGATTCCCGGAATTTTTGTCGCCGGCGCGGCGGCGGGTCCGAAAGATTTGGATGACACGATTTCGATGGCGGGTCTCGCGTCGTTGCGCGCCATAACCGCCGCGCGAAAATCACACAGCAATTAA
- a CDS encoding (Fe-S)-binding protein: protein MPQSVKATPIEKENIVVDGVDISGQWNRMFEQRVIFQYTPENIEEIAALDGGESLAYCYQCAKCIGVCPVDIVGDYGPRKIYRKAQTGTVLVDSPDLWLCTTCQNCVRVCPKQVDMIKIMPAVREVAVNKGTVPPELQKAFENTGRYGNPLGENPRKRADWTKDAGVPVAIMAQAKRAVDVLWYVSTYTSYHQRGKDAARAMARVFTALGVDFGILGAEEKDDGDSQRLAGEKGLFEMLAEQNIATFAKYAFNKLVVTGPHEFNAFKNLYPQYNGNYDVSHYTQFLAPRADKLKPLFKKSLNKKVTFHDPCYLGRHNGEYDAPRDLLRAIPGVELIEMPRNRANGYCCGGGGGGMWLDSFTRDHTTMRLSDRRVIEAVETGADILAVCCPFEVSRFEDAVKATGNEGKLIVRDIIELVDEAMRG, encoded by the coding sequence ATGCCTCAAAGCGTAAAAGCCACTCCTATCGAAAAAGAAAATATCGTCGTTGACGGAGTAGATATTTCCGGGCAGTGGAATCGGATGTTTGAACAGCGCGTGATTTTTCAGTACACGCCGGAAAACATCGAAGAGATTGCCGCACTGGATGGCGGCGAGTCGCTGGCGTACTGCTATCAATGCGCGAAATGCATCGGCGTTTGTCCGGTGGACATCGTCGGCGATTACGGACCGCGCAAAATTTATCGCAAGGCGCAAACGGGCACGGTGCTCGTTGACTCGCCGGACTTGTGGCTCTGCACGACGTGCCAAAATTGTGTGCGCGTGTGTCCCAAACAAGTGGATATGATCAAGATCATGCCCGCCGTGCGCGAAGTCGCGGTGAACAAGGGCACGGTGCCGCCGGAATTGCAAAAGGCATTCGAGAACACCGGGCGCTATGGCAATCCGCTCGGCGAGAATCCGCGCAAGCGCGCTGATTGGACAAAAGACGCCGGCGTGCCGGTCGCGATTATGGCGCAAGCCAAGCGCGCGGTGGACGTGTTGTGGTACGTCAGCACCTATACCTCGTATCATCAACGCGGCAAGGACGCGGCGCGCGCGATGGCACGCGTGTTCACCGCGCTCGGTGTGGACTTTGGAATTCTCGGCGCGGAAGAAAAAGACGACGGCGATTCGCAGCGGCTCGCGGGTGAAAAGGGTTTGTTCGAAATGCTCGCGGAACAAAACATCGCGACGTTCGCCAAGTACGCATTCAACAAACTCGTCGTCACGGGTCCGCACGAATTCAACGCATTCAAGAATTTATACCCGCAGTACAACGGCAATTACGACGTGTCGCATTACACGCAATTCCTCGCGCCGAGGGCGGATAAACTCAAACCCTTGTTCAAGAAATCGCTGAACAAAAAAGTAACGTTCCACGATCCGTGCTACCTGGGTCGGCATAACGGCGAGTACGACGCGCCGCGCGATTTGTTGCGCGCGATTCCCGGCGTCGAACTCATCGAGATGCCGCGCAATCGCGCGAACGGTTATTGTTGCGGCGGCGGCGGCGGCGGCATGTGGCTCGATTCGTTCACGCGCGATCACACGACGATGCGTCTCTCGGACCGCCGCGTCATCGAAGCCGTCGAAACCGGCGCGGACATTCTCGCGGTCTGCTGTCCATTCGAGGTGTCGCGATTCGAGGATGCGGTGAAGGCGACGGGCAACGAGGGCAAACTGATCGTGCGCGACATTATCGAGTTGGTAGACGAAGCGATGCGTGGGTAA
- a CDS encoding electron transfer flavoprotein subunit beta/FixA family protein → MNIIVCIRQVPDLIEELELNDDSTGLNREYLKLGVNEFDDWALEQALLLKEQHGGTVTCLALDTPDVDNTLFTCYAKGADKAIKIEGDFANGATSHQAAKLFADAIKPLPHDLILTGVQSVEDLDGQVGVLLATYLGVPHVSVITGVQVNSRVAVVRKEYAGGLLAEFEVDLPAVLGIQAAKQAPRYAPISKVRAMMKEKKIETSISRDGTVDAGIAIRRLFKPENGKHAEMIEGDADAVAARVVEILKERGLVK, encoded by the coding sequence GTGAATATCATAGTGTGTATCCGCCAAGTTCCCGACCTGATCGAAGAACTCGAACTGAACGACGATAGTACCGGGTTGAATCGCGAGTATTTGAAACTGGGTGTCAACGAGTTTGACGATTGGGCGCTCGAACAAGCGTTGCTGTTGAAAGAACAACACGGCGGCACGGTGACGTGTCTCGCGCTCGATACGCCGGACGTGGACAACACGCTGTTCACTTGCTACGCCAAGGGCGCGGACAAGGCGATTAAAATCGAAGGCGACTTTGCGAACGGCGCGACGAGCCACCAAGCCGCGAAACTTTTTGCCGATGCGATCAAGCCGCTGCCGCACGATTTGATTCTGACCGGCGTGCAATCGGTCGAAGACCTGGATGGGCAGGTCGGCGTTTTGCTCGCGACGTATCTCGGCGTCCCGCACGTCAGCGTCATCACCGGCGTTCAAGTGAATAGCAGGGTCGCAGTCGTGCGCAAAGAATACGCGGGTGGGCTACTCGCGGAATTTGAAGTGGACTTGCCGGCGGTGCTCGGCATTCAAGCCGCCAAGCAAGCGCCGCGTTACGCGCCGATCTCCAAAGTGCGCGCAATGATGAAGGAAAAGAAAATTGAGACGAGCATTTCCCGCGATGGCACAGTAGACGCCGGCATCGCGATTCGCCGGCTGTTCAAACCGGAAAATGGTAAACACGCGGAGATGATCGAGGGCGACGCGGACGCGGTGGCGGCGCGGGTTGTCGAAATTCTGAAAGAGCGTGGATTGGTCAAGTAA
- a CDS encoding electron transfer flavoprotein subunit alpha/FixB family protein, giving the protein MSNDVFVVVEHLKGKIGDITFEMLGKAREIADALGGKLNAVLIGDALLAAQLGKADAVLHIGEPMLANFTPIAHKNALAELIRARAPRVVMIANTSMGMDLAASVSVSLDLPLVAYCKNVRVEDGKIIATAQLYGGKLLADAEATGDQVIVSILAGSFSADAGRGAGAPVVEQVSVTTNDGGVRFKQLIEPEAADVDITKQEILVSVGRGIQNADNLPLVEELAAALGGALSASRPIVDNGWLPKSRQVGKSGQTVKPKMYFMVGISGAPEHLEGMRDAGLIIAINTDANAPIFDVAHYGITADLFDVVPALTEKIKSQ; this is encoded by the coding sequence ATGTCAAACGACGTTTTCGTCGTCGTCGAACACTTGAAAGGCAAAATCGGCGACATTACTTTTGAGATGCTGGGCAAGGCGCGCGAGATCGCGGACGCGCTTGGCGGCAAACTCAATGCGGTGCTCATCGGCGATGCGCTGCTCGCCGCGCAACTCGGTAAAGCCGACGCGGTGCTGCACATCGGCGAACCGATGCTCGCGAATTTCACGCCGATCGCGCACAAGAACGCGCTTGCGGAATTGATTCGCGCGCGCGCGCCGCGCGTCGTAATGATCGCGAACACCTCGATGGGGATGGACCTCGCCGCGAGCGTGTCGGTATCGCTCGACCTCCCGCTCGTCGCGTATTGCAAGAACGTGCGCGTCGAGGATGGAAAAATCATTGCGACCGCGCAACTGTACGGCGGCAAACTGCTCGCGGACGCCGAAGCGACGGGCGACCAGGTGATCGTTTCGATTCTCGCCGGCTCATTCAGCGCGGACGCGGGACGCGGCGCGGGCGCGCCCGTCGTCGAACAAGTTTCTGTGACGACGAACGATGGCGGCGTGCGCTTCAAGCAACTCATCGAACCCGAAGCGGCGGACGTGGACATTACCAAGCAAGAGATTCTCGTCAGCGTTGGGCGCGGCATTCAGAACGCGGACAATCTTCCGTTGGTCGAAGAACTCGCCGCGGCATTGGGCGGCGCGTTGTCCGCATCGCGACCGATTGTGGACAATGGCTGGTTGCCGAAATCGCGTCAGGTCGGCAAATCGGGACAGACCGTCAAACCGAAAATGTATTTCATGGTCGGCATCAGCGGCGCGCCGGAACATCTCGAAGGAATGCGCGACGCCGGTCTCATCATCGCGATCAACACCGATGCCAACGCGCCGATTTTCGACGTCGCGCATTACGGCATCACTGCCGATTTGTTCGATGTCGTGCCGGCATTGACGGAGAAGATCAAGTCGCAGTGA
- a CDS encoding (Fe-S)-binding protein has protein sequence MLTYPEKIAFLIFAAVMLTWSGVYAFRIVRAIGRGRGRPDWQHIRATLRERLLAQLLVVGTNLPVFFQRPLVGVFHFMIFAGFSFYFLVNVFDAAAGYFSEFETIRSGDLARLFSIYDLAADLLSVGALTGMVALLIRRFIRRDPAFNFRANVLLNEHVRAGAIHFDSLTVGIFILLHVGSRWLGRGMQIAANGQSNWLEPTASLAAIPLAQLPAPVLQIGIHVTWWSALGLILLFFPYFVRSKHIHIFFAPLNWFFFRDRPVATTEEDGAGAKHLQDLTWHQVMDSYACIMCNRCQDACPAYAAGTSLSPAALEINKRYYLNQHLADFVGGKSSPPLWEFAISKEAAWACTTCGACVEVCPVGNTPMVDIIDIRRALIAEGDTLDANLQKSLENLSKQGNSFGQSSRTRAKWTQALDFKIKDARKEQVDYLWFVGDFASFDPRGQESSRLFARVLRQAGVDFGILHEAEWNSGNDVRRAGEEGLFEMLAEHNVAAISQAKFREGIITTDPHTLNALRFEYAKLGQTYQVAHYTRTIEYLLREEKIKFARALKYRVTYHDPCYLGRYNRAFDAPRYILERLGVELIEMPRNRANSFCCGAGGGQIWKGAGVPGEKPAENRIREALTALANPDRKDVPLFIVACPKDVAMYTDAVKTSGNEGKIIVKDIIELVGEAMELKPGTLPAKPIATPIAEKVAA, from the coding sequence ATGCTCACGTATCCTGAAAAAATCGCGTTCCTCATCTTCGCCGCGGTGATGCTAACCTGGTCGGGCGTGTACGCGTTCCGCATCGTGCGCGCGATTGGACGCGGGCGCGGTCGTCCCGATTGGCAACACATTCGCGCGACATTGCGCGAGCGCCTCCTCGCGCAACTCCTCGTCGTCGGCACGAATCTGCCGGTGTTTTTTCAACGCCCACTCGTCGGCGTTTTTCACTTTATGATTTTCGCCGGCTTTTCATTTTATTTTCTGGTCAATGTGTTCGACGCCGCCGCCGGTTATTTTTCCGAATTTGAAACGATCCGGTCCGGCGATCTCGCGCGGCTCTTTAGCATTTACGACCTCGCCGCCGATTTGTTGAGCGTCGGCGCGCTGACCGGCATGGTCGCGCTGTTGATCCGCCGATTCATCCGCCGCGATCCCGCGTTCAACTTTCGCGCGAACGTTTTGCTGAATGAGCACGTGCGCGCCGGCGCGATTCATTTCGATTCGCTCACGGTCGGCATTTTCATTCTATTGCACGTCGGCTCGCGCTGGCTCGGGCGCGGCATGCAAATCGCCGCGAACGGGCAGAGCAATTGGCTCGAACCCACGGCGAGTCTCGCGGCGATTCCGCTTGCGCAGTTGCCCGCGCCGGTTTTGCAGATCGGCATTCACGTTACGTGGTGGAGCGCGCTCGGTTTGATTCTGCTCTTCTTTCCGTACTTTGTCCGCTCGAAACACATTCACATTTTCTTCGCGCCGCTCAATTGGTTTTTCTTCCGCGACCGTCCGGTCGCGACGACCGAGGAAGACGGCGCGGGCGCCAAGCATTTGCAGGATTTGACCTGGCATCAAGTGATGGACTCGTACGCGTGCATCATGTGCAATCGCTGTCAGGATGCGTGCCCGGCATACGCCGCTGGCACATCACTCTCGCCCGCCGCGCTCGAAATCAACAAACGCTATTACCTCAATCAGCACCTTGCGGATTTCGTTGGCGGTAAATCGTCGCCGCCGCTCTGGGAGTTTGCGATTTCGAAAGAAGCCGCGTGGGCGTGCACGACGTGCGGCGCGTGCGTCGAAGTGTGCCCGGTCGGCAACACGCCGATGGTGGACATTATTGATATTCGCCGCGCGCTCATCGCCGAAGGCGACACGCTTGACGCGAATCTGCAAAAGTCGTTAGAGAATCTTTCCAAGCAGGGCAACTCGTTCGGACAATCATCGCGCACGCGCGCGAAATGGACGCAAGCGCTCGATTTCAAAATCAAGGACGCGCGCAAAGAACAAGTGGACTATCTTTGGTTTGTCGGCGATTTCGCGTCGTTCGATCCGCGCGGGCAAGAATCCTCGCGCTTGTTCGCGCGCGTGCTGCGTCAAGCCGGTGTGGATTTCGGAATTCTGCACGAAGCGGAATGGAATTCCGGCAACGACGTGCGCCGCGCCGGGGAAGAAGGTTTGTTCGAGATGCTCGCGGAGCACAACGTCGCCGCGATTAGCCAAGCGAAATTTCGCGAAGGGATTATCACGACCGATCCGCACACGTTGAACGCACTGCGCTTTGAGTACGCCAAACTGGGACAAACCTACCAGGTCGCGCATTACACGCGCACGATTGAGTATCTATTGCGCGAAGAAAAAATCAAGTTCGCGCGCGCGCTCAAATATCGCGTCACGTACCACGACCCGTGTTACCTGGGTCGCTACAATCGCGCGTTCGACGCGCCGCGTTATATTCTCGAACGGCTCGGCGTCGAATTGATCGAGATGCCGCGCAATCGCGCCAACTCGTTTTGCTGCGGCGCGGGCGGCGGTCAGATTTGGAAAGGCGCGGGCGTGCCCGGCGAAAAACCGGCGGAGAATCGTATCCGCGAAGCATTGACCGCGCTGGCAAACCCAGATCGCAAAGACGTTCCGCTCTTTATCGTCGCGTGTCCGAAAGATGTCGCGATGTACACCGACGCGGTGAAAACCTCCGGGAACGAAGGCAAGATCATCGTCAAGGACATTATCGAACTCGTTGGCGAGGCGATGGAATTAAAACCTGGGACTCTACCTGCCAAACCCATTGCGACGCCCATCGCGGAAAAGGTGGCGGCATGA
- the gcvH gene encoding glycine cleavage system protein GcvH, with protein MSTVRGCNLPEDLHYLVEKHVWVRPESDGAVTVGITDVAQHLARKLVSATVKKTTKPIEKGKSVATLESGKWVGPVAAPVTGEIVASNDAVMKTPSLINDDPYGAGWIVRMKPTNWDADKAALVTGADGVAAYQAFMEKEGIKCE; from the coding sequence ATGAGCACGGTACGCGGATGCAACCTTCCCGAAGATTTGCATTACCTGGTCGAAAAGCACGTGTGGGTGCGCCCCGAGTCGGATGGCGCTGTGACGGTGGGCATCACCGATGTCGCGCAACATCTCGCGCGCAAACTCGTTTCCGCGACGGTCAAGAAAACGACCAAGCCGATCGAGAAAGGCAAAAGCGTCGCAACGCTCGAAAGCGGCAAGTGGGTCGGTCCGGTTGCCGCGCCGGTCACCGGCGAAATCGTCGCGTCGAATGACGCGGTGATGAAAACGCCATCGCTCATCAACGACGATCCGTACGGCGCGGGTTGGATCGTACGGATGAAGCCGACGAACTGGGACGCGGACAAAGCCGCGCTCGTGACCGGCGCAGATGGCGTTGCGGCGTATCAAGCGTTTATGGAAAAAGAAGGAATCAAGTGTGAGTGA
- a CDS encoding glycine cleavage system protein H, translating to MAYLTMNVYRGCAFPEDLFYNVEHDVWVRFDDAGTATCGMTDPAQTRCGKLIHIQFRATGKTFARGKALATIESGKWVGPFPAPLSCELVATNQSAFARDVLIANRDPYVAGWLVKIRPTNLEAERAFLVDAAAAFAAYQKKIEELKINCMRCID from the coding sequence TTGGCATATTTGACCATGAACGTCTATCGCGGTTGCGCGTTTCCCGAAGATTTGTTTTACAACGTCGAGCACGATGTATGGGTGCGTTTTGATGACGCTGGCACGGCGACGTGCGGCATGACCGACCCCGCGCAGACGCGGTGCGGCAAATTGATTCACATCCAATTTCGCGCGACTGGGAAAACGTTCGCGCGCGGCAAGGCGTTGGCGACGATTGAAAGCGGCAAGTGGGTCGGTCCGTTTCCCGCGCCGCTGTCGTGCGAACTGGTCGCGACGAATCAATCCGCGTTCGCGCGCGATGTGCTGATCGCGAATCGCGATCCGTACGTCGCGGGCTGGCTCGTCAAAATTCGACCGACGAACCTGGAAGCCGAGCGCGCGTTTCTCGTTGATGCCGCCGCCGCGTTCGCCGCGTATCAAAAGAAGATCGAAGAATTGAAGATCAATTGTATGCGGTGCATAGACTAA